gAAAGCTCTTGACAAGACAATGTTAGAGCTTTGTAGATAGGCAGCTGGCAAACAGGTAAATTCCACCTTGGTTCCTCCAAACTGGGAATTTTCTGGAACCGTGGAAAGACTTTCAAGAATGTATAAAGAAGGGATGATATAGCCTCTGTATGtagaaaagaaaaggcaaaatgaagTATTAGAAACCCTTAGCATAAAAAGTTGCAGATGTTCCATTGCCAGAAGGGCGAGTCACAATCAACTATAAACCAGTTTCTCTGAACAACTGTTAATATAAAATGTAAGGATGTctcttcttcagaaaaaatagATATTACTGTTAATAATGagtatttttattagaaaacatATGTAAATATAATGTATACACCCATATTTGTCTATTTAAATGCAATCTCAGAAAATTAGTAGTCATACAAACACTTTTCTCAAAACTTCATGTTGTACAGGTCtcataaattataataatgattGTTTTCTAATGGAAAGCTGGTATAACAAATTCCATACACATGGAAATAAATTGTAAGAGTGCTGCTATCAATTAAATGCACATGCACAAGCATGAAAAGGAAGCTGGAATGATGCATTTATCTGTAGAGTCTGCAgtgtttgaaaaatgaaattgtagTTGTTTAATCTTTACAAAGAGACAGAAACAGAGGTAAGAAATCCACAGCATTTTGTAAGAGGCCAAAGATTCATGGATTATAATTATTTGAACCTTATGAAACTTTATCATACTCAATGCCAATAAATAATCATATGAGTTGATAATGATCAACTCCTCAAAGGAGATGCTTTACATCCTTCAACACTAGTTTGTTATTCAGCGCTAATTTCTTAACACTCTTTCTATTAAGAAAGATTCTTAATTAAATCAACATTGATACTGTTTAAAAACCTGAGggggaaatacagaaattatcTATGTGTATTTGAGGAGGAAAATTTAGTCATCTCTTAATTTAACAGGCTGTCAGTTGGACATGAATAGAATGTCTCAAGTCTCTGTGCTTTAggaaatgcttctttttcttttttaaacagatgtCAATGAAAGTAAACTGGATTTGGATATTGACTGGCCTGGTGTATTCAAACACGCCCAAACTGTTTCCAAGACTAATCCTTTCTGGAATGAACTTTCAGGATCCAACCCTTTTGTACATGACATAGCTGCTTCCactagaaatgaaaataataaacatcTCTCTATCTTAAAGGAAAAACCTTATTTGTTCTCTAAAATTTATAGCAACAGGGACTCTTTGGATTCCTCAGGTGATGAGCTAGATATTGATTGTCTCCTGAGAAGGACGTCAACAAGAAGATCTGGACGATCCAAGAGCATCTCTGACTTCCTGGATATAGTTGATAACCACAGATTTAATCCTCACAAGGCAGCTCCTCAAAACACTGCAGCTTCTGATATGACATGGCTTCAGCATGACCGTGAAGCCTACAAGATGGCTTGGCTGAGCCACCGGCAGCTCACCCGCTCCTGCCTGGATTTAGAGGCCATGAGCCACAGCCCGGGGTGGGCACAAACACAGGCTACAGACATTCATGTCGTTTGTAAACTGGATCATGAAGGGGGGTCAGTACAGCTGCCTGACTCAGATATCAACATTCATGTCCCTGTGGGTCATGTGTTACCAGGAGAATTCCAAGAAGTTGGCCTAAAGGCTATCCTTAACCCCCCACTGTCATGCAACAATGAGCTGTCCAGCACAGTAAGTCCTCTGATAGAACTCACACTGAGCAACCTCAACACGAGTGAAGCAATTTTCCTAGAAGTGAAAGTTGCAGCTAAAGTGAAGAATGATCCACTCAGCCAAGTTATGAGTGATATTGTCTGTTTTTTCGGTCTCAACAAAGAAGGACCTTTTAAGAAGATAGAGAATTGCTATATTTATCAAGATACCATACAAGTGAAGCTAACAGACCTAAGTCATGTGATGTATGCAGTGATTGCTGTACAAGCAAGCAAAATTCAGCCTCCAGCAACCAATGTGTGGGATTATGTCCATAGAACAGTCTCAGTTGGAATTTATGGTCCCAAATATATTCATCCATCTTTTACAGCAGTTTTTACAGTCTTTAGTCATAACTACATTCCAGGAAAACTCACAGTTTGTGATataaaaaaaggggggaaaagtaTGCCTCCTGTGGTGTTTCAGCTGTGGGGAAAGCATACATTTCTGCTTGAAAAACCACAGGATCTAAACATTTCTTTGGTATCCTGTGACCCAGATTTTCAAGTAAAAATGGAAGATCAGtgcagaaatattaaaaaggagGAGTTGAAAACTGGTGAAATGGTCCGCCAACAATTCCTGTTTTCCATGCTTGGGTGCAGGGAGatgcatttctttgttttccttgttcaGATTAAAATCTTGAAAAGTAGCCAAGTAACAGAGTTCCATGTTACAACTCCTGATCCAGCTCCAAAATTAAGTGGAATTATTAACAGGCCAAAGCGGCTACAAAGCCGCAAAGAAATCAAGTCTGCACCTTGGCTTTTGATACCAACAATAAAATATCCAAAGTTTCAAGACAAAGCTTTGAGTGTCAATACTTATGGAGTGGCTTTGAAAACTGTGTTACGTCAAAATAAGATCGACTATTTGctggaatattttaaaggagACACAATAGCACTGCTTGGTGAGGATAAAGTTAAAGCCATTGGACAAACTAAAATGAAAGAGTGGTATGTGGGAGTTCTCAGAAGAAAGATTGGTCTTGTACATTGCAAAAACGTAAAAGTGATTTCCAAAGAACAAGCGATGGACACTGCTGATAGTGAGCTAACAACCAGGAATCTTGTTGAACAAATTGCATTGCCATTCAAGAAATTGACTTATATCTACTCAGTAGTTCTGTCTACAGTATCAGAGAGCGTTTATGACTGGAGAGCTTTAGCTGAGGTGTTGGGATACTCACATATGTCTTTGGATGACTTTAATGAGGCACATGTTGATAAAGAATCAGAGAGAGTTGCTCATGTTGTGAAGAAGATGAAGCAAGACTGCCatgctaacaaaaaaaaaagactatttCTTTATGAACTCATTGTTGTAAGTATTGCATGAACTAACTGACTTATTGGGAAAATATTGCCAAGAAACTACTCAGTAGTAATGTAAGAACAAGAAAACATGATTCTATATCCTTGCAGGATCTTTATAACCCTGAATATGTTACTGGAAGTTGTAGACACCAATAGGTGGAAAATACCTCCAAACTTTCATGAAAAATAATACtttgataaattaattttgaacaGTCTTCTTTTAATATACCAGGAACTGTGCTCATTTAGTAGGTAGACTAAgatgacttttttatttttaaatagccATGATTGAAATTGTTTTGTCTTGTAAATTGCTTTCTTGAGAAATTCACGTTCCTCTTGCGAAGTATTAAGTAACATTATTATACTGTGGGAATTCCACTATATTTACATAGTTATAGATAGATTTCATCAATatttatctatatctatatgTCTACATCAGTATGTTgatatctgtatatatatatatacctagATATTTGTTTATGCTAAGCTGCATGTCTAATTTAGTTTCATATACTTAAAAGAGACAACCTGTTCCAAATGTTGAGGGCAATATTTTCTATACACATGTTAAAACTTAATAGTCAATGTTGTAGTGGCCTAAGAAGGATTTTGAAAGTATTTCAGTATGTATTTTCATGGACTTCATTTGTAAGCCATTGGACAAGTTCTATGTGATTAAATACTGCCAAATGTGAATCAAAAGTTTATGCTAATTACTTCCAGGTAATAACTTGCACTATTAATAATCCTAATTTACTTATTGATCAGTGTGCAAATTAATTCTAAATTAATGGTCACTTCATACTCTGCTTGGCTCTGACAGAAAAGTTTACCAGCCTAttaagggagagaaaataattaaatttctgattttaaaataacaaactAAAGTATTACAGAAGTAATACTTACTAAAAAAACTTACTAAAGTATTACAAAAATGGATGTTTAAAAACTCACGTTGTAGCTATTCATCTAAAGCTTTTTTACTATCCTGGACTGTAAACCTCAACTGAGCTCTCATAACTAGCCTATCCCCTTTGAAGTGTTGACAGAAATTTCAAAAGGATTCAGAACATTTTGGTAGCAGTGGTCACTTAAAATTCTTAAGAGCACATCAAACTTTGTGGAATAAAGCTGAGCCAGTATGAAGCACAGCAAAGTCTGTCATGTCTCTTTACAATAATGAAAGGGAGAACTAAAGGTGAAAGTTATCCAAACTTTTAACTGAACACAGTGAAACAAAGTTTATTGCAAAACAGGCAAAAAGTGGGGCACTAATAGATTAAGcttatagaatcatagaatggcttgggttggaagagaccttaaagatcatctaattccaaccaTCCTGTCATGGGCAAGACacttttcactagaccaggttgctcaatgTCCTGTGTTGTTAGATCTATGTATTTTTGCTAGGAAGTGCCAATGCAGGTCcttgtttttgtgtgttttatagGGTTTTTGTTTACTAGAGTAAACACAAACTAAAAACTTTGTCTCCAATTTAGGGAAATTTTGTACAATATGCTGCAGTCAGCTACTCTGTCTACCAAagttttattgtttgcttttttttaattattttattggttAATACTTCAAAATTAAATCACAAATATGtctgatttctgcagaaattcttGATATTTCAGCAAAATTCAGTATctaaaaaacaaggaaaatttctgtattttgctcTTGATCTTTCCCTGAAAACCTCAACAGTTTTGGTGGAATATTTTGGTGTTACtttgaggagaaggaaaaaaaaccccaacatctATTTTTCCTATTAGCTCTTgtccaaacaaataaaaaaaggagaatgcAACATATCTGCATTTCAAGGTTCTACTccaaacattttaatttgttaattAAATCCTCATTTGgcaaggaggagggaaaggttTCATGTTTGCATTTCTCCTTAATGGTCAAAAAATTATTAGTTCTGTGGGAGGAGTAAATCAAAAGGTGTGGGCCAATGTACTTAGTGATTTTCCATATAAAGCCCTAGATGAAGGACCACACCCTAGTATAATAGTGCTCTAACTTAATTTTCAAGTTTCATGTCATACTTCtaagaaactaattttttttttttttggtcccaATATTTTTGTTGGAGAagtatgtttttctttcaagatcTGTAAGCTTGGCAGGACCCATTTGAAACTGGAATGCTGAAGCAGCTGAATGCCAGCTTGATATTTTTCTTAAGCTTGTgggcagttttcctctgaaagcaTTGGCAACACCATTTTGTagaacaaaaaccccacatatttgcaaaagtaaaaaaaaaaagtcttcctgCTTGCGTAGAAACGCAGTGCTatacaattaaattaaaatgtttggaATTTCTGGTGAAGGATCACTAATGAAAATGACTGTTGCAGGCACTTTTGAAGATAGATTGCCAGGGGTTAGTGGCACGCCTTACCCAGGACACCATCATCCTGACTGCGGCTGTCAAGCTGGGCAGAGGCTGGCGGGAGCTGGCGGAGAAGCTGGCGCGGCTCACCAAGCAGCAGATAGAGGCTTACGAGGTGCCCCACCAAGGCAGGAGTGGAGCAGTGCCTCTGGAGGTAAGGGTCTGCTGTACCCTGCACACACTCTCCtcctctgcacagacacagccaggcACCTTCCTGCCTCCTTGTCTTGCAGGCTTCTTTCTTCTGAACTTTCCAGTGGAGGTCTCAGTCCCCGTCTTTGGCTTCAGGGTTCAATCCCTTTTTATTGTCCTGTCCACTTGTTAACCTTACTCACACCTCTGCTGTCATTTCAGACATGGTCCTTGCAGGAGCCACTTCTAATCACACTATCTACTGCTTTTGGTATTTCCAAAGAAAGGAAGTTGACTTCTGTCATTAATACTTTTCTGTGCCAGTGTAACAGTTGCTATCATTTAGTAGAATGAGAAAAGGTTGGAAGCCCTGACATTAATTTTACTTCTAATGTATGAATGTGGCAAATCCATGCTTTAAGTTTACAGTTTTTCAGGTAGAtcatgatatttttttcctttgtaaaacatttttgttatGAAAAATTTGAGCTTTGTATAGAAGTCAATTTGTCCTCTCAGATGTGTTTTAGTACATTCACATCTAAGGAGCAATTTAGGTGCCCAATTAGATCTCTAGTGCCATTTGAGGTGACCAGAGATACTCATGGCATCTATGCCATGTCAGATTTGCCACAAGACTTGGGGGGGGACCCTTGTCCATGCTGCTGAGCTGAGTacagcctctgctcctggcaaACCTTTGCCTGGGCAACCAGGTTATTTCCAGCCCTTCTCTAGCACCAAAGCATGCAGTAGGTCCATTCTTTCCCCAGAGTTATGTGCCAATGACTTCTAGGTTTTTACTctgaaaatcccttttttatGAGCATTGCTGAATGATCTTTCTGACTTGGGAGCTTACATGAAGGCTTGACTCTCCCTCTGCCTATACAATCACCTGCTGATTATTGCAGGTAATGTACATGATCCGGACTGcattccctctctctcctcttaGTGCCAAAGGAGTTGCTATTTCCCATTCACAAGTACACAACTACTCAAgacaattttttcttccttttttatttccctgtagctgattctttttattccttgccagacatattttcctttccactgtCTGAATTCAGGGAATCTGTCGTCTCATTTTCATCTGCTTGGTGATAACTATCAAGATATTTCTGCTCTAATCATGTACTACTACCTCTTATTCCTTTTGaatgctctgctctccctccccaaTCAATATTTGATCAAAATTCTACATGTCTACTCATATGCTTCTGCACTTTTCAACAAAATTGTCTTCATAATTGTTGTTTGCAATCACTGCCTCCTTCTGAGATCCAGTTTCTCTCTTTGagttattttggggttttttttctcttctgggtACTTAAGTCTGGATGCACATCCctccaatttttttctcataaaattaTCAACCTTTCAAATCCCTGGTctattctctttgtttttttcctttttattgttaGGCAGTAGTTTGTCTTATTTCCTAACTTTTATTCTAGTTATTAAGCTTTCTGTGTTTGGCTAACAAGCCCCCAGGTTTCTATAGAAGGAATTATTGATATGAACAACATACAACTCTGCTGGTCTCCATTATTTTAGAATGTTTCCCCTTTGCTAATAGAcagtagaaataaaacaatcatATAACTGTTTTTTCCAGCATGataactatttatttttatatattagaaaaatttataaataaacatttaCTTTGCTTTAAATGGGTTTTGGTTTTCCATCAAGCCTGTGTTCTACTTCATACACCCTACTCATTTGTTTTCAAGagttttttgcattatttttgtgGCAAACCACCCAGAAAATTCTTTGCCTTTCAGTGACAATATCTGCTGACAAAACATATTGCAGTTAAATTCATCATAATTAAAAGCCCATAATAAAGTACACTCtattttttcagggaaaattcAACAAGCAATCAAAGATCATAATTTTGCTGTATTCCTGTGTCATTTCTCAAGGATTATATTTGGCCAATGGAAAATTTATTGGTTTTGGGTGAGCATTTTAATTGTGCTTGTCCACATGGGTGTGAGTTCAAAGCACAAGCATTGGTGTCTCATGTGATCATTCAGTACCCTCAATGACCCCTGAATCTAACCTAAATTTCAATACTTTCTAGTAAATATCAGTGCTTTCTTCTGACCTCTAAATTTTCAATTGATAGTAGTTGTTGTCCTTAAAACCTGAAACCCAGGAAGGTTGAGGGAGGTTAATAAGTTTTGACTAGTTATCGAGGattatatgaaaatattaacTAGTTCATTCCCCACCAATGATTGTCCCATCATCAGGAGGATTGTTTGgttgaaaaatgtttctgcttttaaacTTCATCTTCTTCTTGGTGGGAGAAATCTTGCAGATGATCACAGAGGCAGTTTGAGGTACATACAACTGGTGCACAGTTTATGAAGTGTTTTTCCCCAGTAAATTCCAAATCACTTTGCAGGATGTAGGTATCATTATTTACTCAGCAGAGAGAGTGGCAAAGAGGGAAAACTCATGCACAGCTGAGACTTGGCCAGAATGCTGCAGTGacttaatatttttcctgacaTTCTGCTTTTGTACAATTCAGGAAATTTAAATGCAGTTCAGTTCACCCATTGCATTAGAGTATGTGGATGTGGAGAAGAATCTGCCTTAGAACCAGTGCAGTGTTTGCAGTACTAGTTTAATGGGATGTGTGTGCAGATTATTGCTGAGTTAATCATGCATCAATGATGACCAGTTTGTAAAGCTTTTGATCCCTACATTCTCCTTTTagttctttatttctctttttttgtcttagattaaaaaaaaatcagttgtgATAGAATAGAGGAACCAAGGTTTGTATTAAGGATATTTCAGACCATTGTCTTATTACAATGTCAGACTGACCTTCAGCATAAGTCAAAGCATAACATCTTTTcatattcattttcttttcatgttctAGTGAAGAGAGAAAACTGTACCTCATTCTTAAATATCCTAGTCTAACAGGAAtgtgggaaaaggaagaaagatcCAGAAAAAGCATATCCAGTAACATAATTTCAAGAGATAGCAGCTTCTTTTGTAGGAAATACCAGCTTCTCTTGTTGGCTACTTGGGCTATCAAGCTAAAAATAGTAATACAGAAACTTTCTGGTCCCAACATAAATACAACAGTGTTTACCTGCTTTTTTTCATTAGAACATATTGTAATACCCAATATTTACAGtagtacattaaaaaaattatttttaaattaaaatttctaaaaaatccagaaagaaTTCATATCCTTCTTCCCACCTACCACCAATGtacttttctccttctgtaaCCTTTTGATTATGACTTAAGGTAGACTTGCTTGAAGGAGGCACCATTAATTTGGGTAAATGATGATACCTTTCTCTCCTGTAGAcctaaaaggagaaaattcatTGAAAGCACAGGAACTTTTCTATTACTTATACTCAAGGTAGAAACTGGCTGTAAgcttaatgttttctttccatttggGTATGGCAGCAGAATTTGAGGGAAatgtttacagaaaaaaaagacagaatcAGTCTTGGGTAAACTGAAAGATCTTAGCCCAAAAATGTGGAGAAAAGTTCAGAGCTATGAGCAAAGAAATTCTCCTCCTACTCAGTTCCTCCAGGGATCAAGTAAATAAAGCTTAAATCAAGGAAGTAAAGCTTTATGTTTATAAATAATAAGATAATATTGAGGAAATAACCAATTTCCTTCAGAATTATCTTTCACAATaacaaaacctgtttttttgagaggaaaatatgctaaaaaaaatctcagctttctGATCTCTttcatgtatatatatatatatatatatatatatgtatataataaataaatgtgcaGTCATCAGTCCATATACATTTATTACTATGCAGAAGTATATTCCTGTTAAAACAGTGAATGACAAAACATTTTAGGAGAGTCATGGGTTTCTTTGTGGATTTGTGCATCATCCCTACAACTGTTAACTCaactgctgtttgcaaaacATTTATTGCCAATGAGGAGAGGGAAACCAGAATTTTGATTGCCCAAGTAACATTTGCAAAAGCAGTAGctgggaaaataattattttgtttgttaaCTGAGCATATTTACTCAGCACTTTGAAAGATAAAAGTCCAGCTTGGTATCTGAATCATGCTGCTATAACTTAATTAATATCATTAGACCAATGACAAATTACACCTGCTAAGGATCTGCTCCATTTGTTTGgcataaaccaaataaattgcagttgaaaaacaaaaaagcactgGTAGCCTATCTTTcaatttcctttgtttcttgtgggaaaatttttaaattttatgtcctgattgaaaaaaaaatataaacatttttgtCTTGCCTGTTTTAGAGTGTTTGGGtgccttcttcttcttttaaaaaatagattttacaGATAAATCATTTTATGATCATAGAATTGTTAATGTTGCAAAGGACCTCTAAGATCAGCTAGTGAGATTATCTGCACCAGCCATTGACccacactgccaagtccaccactaaaccatgtccctaagtcCCTATGTGTCTTCTAAAAGCCTCCAGGGATGGCAACTCAAccacatccctgagcagcttgttccaatgcctgacccacctttcagtgaagaatgttttcctaatatccaatctaaatcaGTCAAGGGGATTTAATTCTGTTCCCCATCCTTGTTTTCCAGCTCAGTGGAATGGATACTCAAAGAGAAACTGGTCTGGGTATTTAAGCCTGAGGCAAGGAAGGCACTAAGCACTTCAACCTTCCCCTCATCCTTTGTCACATATCCAGTATCCAGTAATGGTTGGGATTCTCCTTAGCCCTCCTGGTGATGCTGACTTCTTTCTCTAAGcctttttattgtcttttacAGCAGTAGCCAGAttaaatttctgctgctgttgtcaggaaacatttctgaaaggtAAAAAGCATGTTTAAAATTTCCAGGCTGAGTAGAGGGACAGTAGGGTGTTGATTAATGGGGCAGTGACCATCAAAAGCACAATCAAATAGGGAAAGTGTTGCAGGTGTATGCATTgcaaaagaaaagtattttccttcagaCATAAGGATATATTTTGACTTGGTGGTAATGATCTGAATGAAGAATTTATCTATTATTTACCTCTCTGAGAATTTGAGAGTTTCATAGAAATGATATACATAAGAGTTTTTATATCAACATGCCTCTTTTTATAAATCATTTCATCATGCTTAGTGATTAAACActtattttgtcttttattttctagGACTTTTCAactatttatctattttttttttcctcagtaatTAAATTTCTGCCactaaatccttttttttctccctttattttCAGATGATGTGGAAACCTGCATATGACTTTCTCTATACTTGGGCTGCCCATTATGGAGATGGTTACAGGGATGTCTTGCAAGACCTGCAGTCAGCCTTGGATAAAATGAAAAACCCAGTAACAAAACAGTGGAGAGAGTTAACTGGAGCTCTGATTCTTGTGAATTGCATGGAGGTGTTAAGAGCAAGTGCCTTCTCCAAAATGGAGGAAGAGTAGATgttccaaaatatttccaaaattacTTTGGAAAATCTTTTAGGACACTATACCCCTGTGCAGAGTTTATTTGTGTACATTTGTATTTCAGGGATACTTGTAGAGCATGACAGAATGAAGTTTGTTTTAACTGAGTTGATGTTGGGTCTAGACCTATATTCTCAACTACAGATTGCCAGAGCATGCTGGTGGCTTTTGAGTAAATAAGAAAAGAATGGGGAATTATACTAATGAAGTCAACAAAAATGACTTGTATTCTATGGCATATTTTCTAAAAGGAGCTATTTCTGATTGCACTGACTTCTAGGCAGAGatcagttttaaaaacagaactATTCATGGATAAGTTCAGCATGTGGAGCCTAGGTTTACATTGTTTTCAGTGAAGTattaaaatctaaatatttaatacatttaatattTGGTGCTCAAACCTCTCAACTCTAATTCAGTGGGTGTAGGTTAGcctacaaaaaaaaccctttaagaTTCTTTCATTGTCATCTGGAACAAAACTAATCTAATTGTCTCACAACACAGGAATTCAACAGTTCCTGGAAAAATAGGTGTGTGCTGCACACTCTCAAAAATAGGTGTGTGCTGCACTTTTCCAAAACAGCTTCTGGTACCTATTTTAAAGAGTGGGAGACAGAAGATAAAATCTCAAAAGTGTTTGGTTGTGATCTATTTGTTGCTTTAACCCAACAGgattttgtctctttttgtatttttgttagtttatatttctgcaatttttttctacaTTCTGCTGAATGGAAATTGCAGAATACTCCAGAAGCCTTCTTTATGTACACTGTTCATCCCTCTGATTATTTGTGTActccttctctgtttctttttaataagtACATAGGGAAAGGAGACTTTGTAGGGACAAGGGCTGGAAACAATTCATACCCACATCTGTTGATTTCTACCTCAGTGGAAACGGGACATGGCTAttgttttctcaaaaaaaattgACAGTGGGGTGCTTTttagattaatttatttatggAGCAATTAATTATAACTAGTCATATGTTCTAAAGAGAGCCCTGCTTAGATGCTATCAGTAAAAATCCCCCAGTTACTGAGTAGCTTATTATAAGTACAGAAAATACAGGTGGAATAATAGTCACAGGCTGACcaaattttttaatgtaattttttaaacatattaaatgtatttttagttAAGTGGTAGATCTAAAAGGTTAAATCCATTTTGAGCTCCTTTGATCAACATTCACTCAGAAACATCAAATACTCATGACAACcagttgaaaagaaaattggCATTCTGCCATCACTTGTGGTTGACAAGACAAAGCCAAATTCTTTCAGGAGTACCACAAAACAGCACTTCAGTCCAGAAACTGTGCTTCCTCTGTTGTCTTAGCTCATTTCTACATAGGGAGGTTTTGCCATTTTAACATAAAACTACATTTagacatttttcttcccctctcctttcctctaacctttctctttcctcctttgtTTATGCTTTCCCAAAGTTCCTCAGGAAGGAGGCTGAGGAAGGAGTACTTGCCCCAGTAATAGGTAAATTTATTCACCAGACTGTCCTCTGCATCAGGGCTTTGGCTGAACTAGCATGTGTGCGAGTTACCTGGCTTCAGAGGACTTGCCCTTGATTTGCAAGACAATGAGGAATTCAGTCCACAGAGCCTATC
The nucleotide sequence above comes from Oenanthe melanoleuca isolate GR-GAL-2019-014 chromosome 2, OMel1.0, whole genome shotgun sequence. Encoded proteins:
- the MACC1 gene encoding metastasis-associated in colon cancer protein 1; translation: MEENSSSSGTDSLSSGEIPRSRSEGTLIDVDDQTPSDSYNVNESKLDLDIDWPGVFKHAQTVSKTNPFWNELSGSNPFVHDIAASTRNENNKHLSILKEKPYLFSKIYSNRDSLDSSGDELDIDCLLRRTSTRRSGRSKSISDFLDIVDNHRFNPHKAAPQNTAASDMTWLQHDREAYKMAWLSHRQLTRSCLDLEAMSHSPGWAQTQATDIHVVCKLDHEGGSVQLPDSDINIHVPVGHVLPGEFQEVGLKAILNPPLSCNNELSSTVSPLIELTLSNLNTSEAIFLEVKVAAKVKNDPLSQVMSDIVCFFGLNKEGPFKKIENCYIYQDTIQVKLTDLSHVMYAVIAVQASKIQPPATNVWDYVHRTVSVGIYGPKYIHPSFTAVFTVFSHNYIPGKLTVCDIKKGGKSMPPVVFQLWGKHTFLLEKPQDLNISLVSCDPDFQVKMEDQCRNIKKEELKTGEMVRQQFLFSMLGCREMHFFVFLVQIKILKSSQVTEFHVTTPDPAPKLSGIINRPKRLQSRKEIKSAPWLLIPTIKYPKFQDKALSVNTYGVALKTVLRQNKIDYLLEYFKGDTIALLGEDKVKAIGQTKMKEWYVGVLRRKIGLVHCKNVKVISKEQAMDTADSELTTRNLVEQIALPFKKLTYIYSVVLSTVSESVYDWRALAEVLGYSHMSLDDFNEAHVDKESERVAHVVKKMKQDCHANKKKRLFLYELIVALLKIDCQGLVARLTQDTIILTAAVKLGRGWRELAEKLARLTKQQIEAYEVPHQGRSGAVPLEMMWKPAYDFLYTWAAHYGDGYRDVLQDLQSALDKMKNPVTKQWRELTGALILVNCMEVLRASAFSKMEEE